Part of the Candidatus Polarisedimenticolia bacterium genome is shown below.
GTCGACACCTCGGATGTGACGGGCGCGGTGGTGGACGACCTGCTGGCCAATACCGAGAACAAGGTCGCTTCCCTGCAGTCGGATGCGGCCACGCGCACCACGCGGGCCGAGGTGCCGCTATCCCCCAATCCGCTGATCCTGCGCTACCAGCGCTTCGCCACCCCCGGCTATCTCAAGGGGCCCGAATCGGCCCAGATCGAGACGACCCACGAGCTGACCGCCGAGGAGATCATCGCTCGGTACCAGGAATTCCAGGCGGACCAGGATCGGCGCTTGCAGAGCATCATGGCCGAGGCGACGATCAGCTATCACTACACGGTGGCCACCGCCCACTTCAGCATCGACGTCTCCACCCGCAACCGCTTCTTCTGGGACCGCCCCACCGGGGCGGAGTGGGAGCAGCTGGACTTTTATTTCAACGGGGTCCGCTGGACCGGCAAGAAGCCGCCCGACCTGCCGCTCATCCAGCCCGAGAAGGTGGTGACGCTGCCTCTCGACCTGCACCTCGACAAGAGCTACGAATACCGGCTCCTCGGCACCGACAAGGCCGACGGGCACGACTGCTACCTGCTGGAGTTCATCCCCCGCGAGGGACAGGAGCGCCTGTACCGCGGCCGCGTCTGGATCGATCGCAAGAACTTCGCCCGCATTCAGGTCTCCTCGGTGCAGACGGGGCTGCAGCCGCCGGTCACCAGCAACGACGAGCGCGATCATTACGGCCCCGCTCCCGGGACCGGGGAGAGCCCGCTGTGGGTGCTGCAGTCGATCGACGGGCAGCAGCGGCACGCCCTGGCGGGCGTCAACCTGATTGTCCTGCGTGAGGTGAAGTTCAAGGATTTCGTCCTGAACTCCCCCGACTTCGAGGCGAAGCGCCAGGAGGCCTATGCCTCGGAGCATCAAATGATGCGCGACACCGACGAGGGGTTCCGCTACCTCGATCGCTCCGAGGGCGGGGAGCGGACGGTGCGCACGACGCAGACGCGCAGCACGCTGCTGGGGGCGGTGGGCCTGTACCGCGAGCAGAACCTGGACTACCCGGTCATCCCGCTGCTCGGCGTGGATTACTTCAGCTTCGACTTCCGCCACACGAAGAACCAGGTCAACTTCTTCTTCGCCGGAGCCATCCTGCAGGCCTCCTGGCAGAATCCCAGCATCGGCAAGACCAAGGTCGACGCCGGGGCCAGCGTCCTGGGCATCGCCTTCAGCGGCACCGACCGTTACTACGTCGGTGACGAGGAGATCGAGAACGTCGCGGTCCGCAGCCGCGACCAGCACCTGAGCACCAACCTGGGATATCCCCTGGGGAATTTCTTCAAGGTGAAGGCGCGGGCTACGGTCGACTACCAGCAGTTCGGCCACTCCGAGGACGCGGCCGGCTCGTTCGTCGCGCCTTCCGACACCTGGGAGCTCGGCATAGGGGCCCAGGGGCAGTTCGATCGCCGGGGCTGGACGGTGCAGGCGAGCGTCGAGCGCGTCCATCGCACCGACTGGGAGCCCTGGGGCGACCGCGATCCGGCCAGCCCGGCCGTGGGCAGCCTCTTCTCCGAGTTCGATTCCGACGATCAGACCTTCCTGCGCTATCGGGGTTCGATCTCCAAGCAGATCGTGCTCCCTTACTTCCAGAAGGTGATCGTGCAGGCCGACTATCTGACCGGCGAACGCCTCGACCGGTTCAGCAAGTATCAGTTCGATTTCTTCGGGACGCGGGTCCGCGGCTTCTCGGGGAGCGGGGTGCGCTTCGATCGGGGGACGCTCGCCTCGGGCTCCTACCAGTTCAACCTGGGCAACGTCCTGCGCTTCGGGGCGACCGTCGACTGGGCCCGGGTGCGCAACGAGGACCTGGCGGAGGGCGATCCCGAGCTCGCCGGGATCCAGAAGTTCACCGGTGCGGGATTGTCGGGGAACTTCATGGGGCCCTGGAACACGCTGTTCCAGTTCGACTGGGGGATCGCGGTGCAATCCGACATCCCCGGGCTGAAGGGGGAGCAGGAATTCGAGATCCTGCTGTTCAAGTTCTTCTAGGCCTCGGCCGCCAGCAGCCCTTCCATGCTCCTGCGCACCTCTCCCATCAGCCCTTCCTTGTCCTGCGGCGCATAGCGCGCCGGATCGATCGGGTCGCCCAGAGAGATCTGGATCGTGCCGGGACGGATCTTCAGGCTTCCCTTGGGAAGGACCTCGCGGCTGCCCCGGATCCCGATCGGAATCACCGGCACTCCCGCCTGCAGCGCCAGGACGAACCCTCCCTTCTTGAAAGGAAGCAGCGTGCCGTCGTGCGAGCGGGTCCCTTCGGCATAGATGAGCAGCGATCGGCCGTGGCGCAGGCGCACGGCAGCGGCGTCGAGGCTGGCGATCGCCTTTTCCCGGTTGCTCCGATCGATCCCGACGAAGCCGGCCAGCTTGAGCACCCACCCGAAGATCGGGATGTAGAACAGCTCCTTCTTCGCCAGGATGCGGAACTGCACCGGGATCGCCAGGACGACCGCGAGGATGTCGAACTGGCTTTGGTGGTTGGAGAGGAACAAGTAGGGGCCGGGAGGCCGGATCTTCTCCCGTCCGCTCACCTCCAGGCGCACGCGGCTGAGGGCCAGGATGCAGCGCGCCCAGAAGCGCGCCAGAGGGAGGACCGCGTCGCCGCTGGGCACGATCAGGCAGAGGAGGATCCCGAAGGATCCGAGGATCGTGGTGAGCAGCACGATGGCGGTGAGCCGGAGCAGGTTCATCGGTTTCGCCGAGAAGGAGCGCGTTGGGAGTGCCCGCATGTTGCGTTTGCGAAATCACGTTAACATCGAGGCCGCCGAGCCGCCCGGATTGCGACGCGCGTCGAGTGCCGCGTACCCGAGCGGTACGCCAGCGAGACGCAACGACGCCATCCGGGATGGATCGACGGGCGAATGTAACGGGATTTCGAATACGCGACACAGTATAGGCAACCCGCTGCGAGGAGATCAATGAAACCGGCCGAGGAGAGAATCGTCCGTATCGGCATCGACACGGGGGGGACTTTCACCGACCTGGTCGCGCTGGGGTCCTCCGGGCTCCTGCGCGTGCTCAAGGTGCGCTCCACCCCCGAGGATCCGTCCCGGGCGGTCCTGGAAGGGCTGCGGCGATTGGGATTGCTGCGCTCCTCGGCGCCGATCGTCCACGGCACCACGGTGGCGACCAATGCCTTCCTGCAGCGCCGCGGCGGCAGGGCGGCGCTGGTGACGACCGCCGGGTTCGAGGACGTCCTGGTTCTCGGGAGGCAGGCGCGTCCCTGTCTCTACTCGCTCGATCCGCCCGAGAGGGTGGAATGGATCCCGTCGCGCCTGCGGCTGGGCCTGCAGGAACGGATCGGCCCCTCCGGCGAAGCTCTCGTGCCGCTGCGCCGCGTCGCCTTGCGGCGTCTGCTGAAGCGCCTGGAGGCCGCGCGTCCCGATGCCGTCGCCGTCTGCCTGCTGCACGCCTACGCGAATCCGGCGCACGAGCGGCGCGTGGGAGCGGCGCTGCGCCGGCGTGGCTGGCACGTGTCGCTGTCGCACCGTGTGGCCGGCGAGTTCCGCGAGTTCGAGCGCACCAGCACCACGGTGGCGAATGCCGTCCTGGCGAGGCCGGTGGAAGGCTACCTCGCAGCGCTGCAACTCCGCCTCGGCAGGCGCCTGCGCATCATGGGGAGCAGCGGCGGCTGGATGACCGCCGGGCGGGCCCGCGAGATGCCGGTGCGGACGCTGCTCTCGGGTCCCGCGGGCGGGGCGCTGGCAGCCGCCCGGATCGCCGGACGTCTGCGCGCGCCCCGACTGATCACCCTCGACATGGGAGGCACTTCCACCGACGTCGCCCTCTGCCTGGGAGAGGTGCCGCGCGTGCCGCGGACTTCTCTTTCGGGGAGTCCTCTTCTCCTGCCGACCCTGGACATCCGCAGCCTGGGGGCCGGGGGCGGATCGATCGCGCGGCGTGACGCGGGGGGCGGGCTGCGC
Proteins encoded:
- a CDS encoding lysophospholipid acyltransferase family protein — encoded protein: MNLLRLTAIVLLTTILGSFGILLCLIVPSGDAVLPLARFWARCILALSRVRLEVSGREKIRPPGPYLFLSNHQSQFDILAVVLAIPVQFRILAKKELFYIPIFGWVLKLAGFVGIDRSNREKAIASLDAAAVRLRHGRSLLIYAEGTRSHDGTLLPFKKGGFVLALQAGVPVIPIGIRGSREVLPKGSLKIRPGTIQISLGDPIDPARYAPQDKEGLMGEVRRSMEGLLAAEA
- a CDS encoding hydantoinase/oxoprolinase family protein: MKPAEERIVRIGIDTGGTFTDLVALGSSGLLRVLKVRSTPEDPSRAVLEGLRRLGLLRSSAPIVHGTTVATNAFLQRRGGRAALVTTAGFEDVLVLGRQARPCLYSLDPPERVEWIPSRLRLGLQERIGPSGEALVPLRRVALRRLLKRLEAARPDAVAVCLLHAYANPAHERRVGAALRRRGWHVSLSHRVAGEFREFERTSTTVANAVLARPVEGYLAALQLRLGRRLRIMGSSGGWMTAGRAREMPVRTLLSGPAGGALAAARIAGRLRAPRLITLDMGGTSTDVALCLGEVPRVPRTSLSGSPLLLPTLDIRSLGAGGGSIARRDAGGGLRVGPESAGADPGPACYGRGGREPTLTDALLLLGRLPKAGLLGGTMPLDHDAAAGAVGRLGRSLRLGVDQTARGIVGLVETHLENAIRALVAERGQSAAAFQLLVFGGAGGLLACGVAERLGITRILVPADPGTLSALGLAASPAAWEGSRTLLAAGRSFTRDQIRRWSDPLVREGVRTLRREQGQNATIEIVREIDFRYRGQSHEITVPAASDAVERFHREHRRRFGYARTGEWVELVTMRVRVQGRQVGIEGTPVRRRSGGTRAFQRGAVREIAREALRAGERLQGPVLITEYSATTYLARGFHLVRSTGGELVLTRGGRR